One Longimicrobiaceae bacterium genomic region harbors:
- a CDS encoding sigma-54 dependent transcriptional regulator: MRAFVGLAADCCHPVILYGETGAGKTYLAKELHRCGPRADRPFVRVNCAAIPESLFEREMFGHVRGAFTDAREGGEGLFEAADGGILFLDEIGEIPLNVQAKLLAVLEEGVIRRLGSMREVLVDVRVVAATNHDLAEMVRQKRFRQDLYYRLSVLQYRVPSLRERRDEIPAIVEHVLRDGSTGAESPICPEALAVILDYPWPGNIRELENALAAAAVFACGAVIRPQHLPPDLRAWGRSMATRRAGSVSERDSARYTAPGDPLREMEEIRLALQACGGNKAAAARRLGMARSTLWAKLRAFGYREGATEVARGDAGEAAETVVSLAGRGGASQAPPSGGSGAPTV, encoded by the coding sequence ATGCGAGCTTTCGTCGGGCTCGCAGCCGATTGCTGCCATCCCGTCATCCTTTACGGCGAGACGGGAGCGGGAAAGACGTACCTCGCGAAGGAGCTCCACCGCTGCGGGCCGCGGGCGGACCGCCCTTTCGTGCGGGTGAATTGCGCCGCGATCCCGGAGAGCCTGTTTGAAAGGGAGATGTTCGGGCACGTGCGGGGTGCGTTCACCGATGCGCGAGAGGGCGGGGAGGGCCTCTTCGAGGCCGCTGACGGGGGAATCCTCTTCCTGGATGAGATCGGCGAGATCCCTCTAAACGTCCAGGCGAAGCTCCTCGCGGTTCTCGAAGAAGGGGTCATTCGCCGGCTCGGGTCTATGCGGGAGGTACTCGTCGACGTGCGGGTCGTCGCCGCCACCAATCATGACCTCGCAGAGATGGTGCGGCAGAAGCGCTTTCGCCAGGACCTGTACTATCGGCTCTCCGTGCTGCAGTACCGAGTTCCTTCGCTGCGGGAGCGGCGCGATGAGATCCCGGCCATCGTAGAGCATGTACTCCGCGATGGCTCCACGGGTGCGGAGTCACCGATCTGCCCGGAAGCACTTGCCGTAATTCTGGATTACCCGTGGCCGGGCAACATCCGCGAACTGGAGAACGCCCTCGCAGCGGCAGCCGTGTTCGCCTGTGGGGCCGTCATCCGCCCGCAGCACCTCCCCCCGGACCTGCGTGCATGGGGCCGCTCCATGGCGACTCGCCGCGCCGGGTCCGTGTCCGAGAGAGACAGCGCCCGTTACACCGCCCCGGGAGATCCGCTGCGGGAGATGGAGGAGATCCGCCTCGCCCTCCAGGCCTGCGGCGGGAACAAGGCGGCTGCGGCCCGGCGTCTGGGTATGGCCCGATCTACCCTTTGGGCGAAGCTCCGCGCATTCGGTTACCGCGAGGGCGCCACGGAGGTGGCCAGAGGCGATGCCGGAGAAGCGGCGGAGACGGTGGTGAGCCTCGCCGGGAGAGGAGGCGCCTCCCAGGCGCCGCCCTCCGGGGGCAGCGGTGCTCCCACCGTTTGA